One genomic region from Melioribacteraceae bacterium encodes:
- a CDS encoding amidohydrolase produces the protein MKEAADLVLTNGIIATMDESIPSAEAIAIKNGSILFVGSSDEVEYYTGDSTEVIDLQGKFVMPGFIESHAHFLGLGKSKQILDLRNAKNWDEVIAIVAKACETARPGEWILGRGWHQEKFDPVPFPNVHGYPVHEQLSKASPNNPVMLSHASGHAIFANRKAMDLAGISKSTPDPVGGTIIRDSLGVPVGVFEENAENLIANLYNDYFNSRTPAEIRNDYISQIRLASEESLRKGITSFHDAGETFELIDLIKEQADSNKLMLRLNIMIGDSYDNMKEKLNNYKLIGYANNFLTVRSIKQYVDGALGSRGAWMIEPYTDLQTHSGSNVTPIETLKKVSELAIQNGFQMRIHAIGDRGNREVLNIYEDAFSKHPNKKDLRWCIEHAQHLSEADIPRFAELGVIPAMQSVHCTSDATFVPERIGDVRAAEGAYVWKKLIDSGARICNGTDAPVEDVDPIKCFYSAVTRKSSGGDEFYPDQKMSRLEALKSYTINGAFTSFEENLKGSLSIGKLADIVVLSKNLLTCSDNDILSTDVLFTIVGGKISYRSN, from the coding sequence GTGAAAGAAGCTGCGGACCTGGTACTTACAAACGGAATTATTGCGACCATGGATGAATCCATTCCGTCTGCGGAAGCAATCGCGATTAAAAACGGAAGCATTTTGTTTGTCGGATCATCCGACGAGGTCGAATATTACACCGGCGATTCAACTGAGGTGATTGATCTCCAAGGAAAATTTGTGATGCCGGGATTTATTGAAAGTCATGCGCATTTTCTGGGACTTGGGAAATCGAAACAAATACTGGATTTGAGGAATGCTAAGAACTGGGATGAAGTTATTGCAATTGTAGCTAAGGCCTGCGAGACGGCAAGGCCCGGTGAATGGATCCTGGGAAGAGGTTGGCACCAGGAAAAATTTGATCCGGTTCCTTTCCCGAACGTTCATGGATATCCCGTTCATGAACAATTAAGCAAAGCTTCTCCGAACAATCCCGTTATGCTTTCCCACGCGAGCGGACACGCAATATTTGCAAACCGGAAAGCAATGGATCTCGCCGGAATTTCCAAATCGACACCAGATCCGGTTGGAGGTACAATTATTCGTGATTCATTGGGGGTTCCCGTTGGGGTTTTTGAAGAAAACGCCGAAAACCTGATCGCTAATCTTTACAACGATTATTTTAACAGCAGAACACCGGCGGAAATACGGAACGATTATATAAGCCAGATCCGTCTTGCCTCGGAAGAATCTCTCCGAAAGGGAATAACGTCTTTTCACGATGCCGGCGAAACTTTCGAACTTATTGATCTTATTAAGGAACAGGCCGATTCTAATAAACTTATGCTTCGGCTTAATATTATGATCGGCGACTCATACGACAATATGAAAGAAAAATTGAACAACTACAAACTGATCGGATATGCAAATAATTTTCTAACCGTCCGTTCAATAAAGCAGTATGTCGACGGGGCGCTCGGTTCCCGCGGCGCATGGATGATTGAGCCGTATACGGATCTGCAAACCCACTCGGGATCCAATGTTACGCCAATTGAAACTCTTAAAAAAGTTTCCGAGCTCGCTATTCAAAACGGTTTTCAAATGCGGATTCACGCCATTGGAGACCGCGGCAACCGCGAGGTTCTAAATATTTATGAAGATGCTTTTTCAAAACATCCGAATAAAAAGGATTTACGCTGGTGCATTGAACACGCGCAGCATCTTTCGGAAGCTGATATTCCGAGATTTGCAGAGCTTGGGGTAATTCCGGCGATGCAGAGCGTTCACTGCACCTCCGATGCAACGTTCGTTCCCGAAAGAATCGGCGATGTCCGCGCTGCCGAGGGCGCTTATGTGTGGAAAAAACTGATAGATAGTGGTGCGCGTATATGCAACGGGACAGATGCGCCCGTTGAAGATGTTGATCCTATAAAATGTTTCTATTCTGCCGTTACAAGAAAATCTTCCGGTGGTGATGAGTTTTATCCGGATCAGAAAATGTCGCGCCTTGAAGCTTTGAAATCATATACGATAAACGGGGCCTTTACATCTTTCGAAGAAAATTTAAAAGGCTCTTTATCTATCGGCAAGCTTGCCGATATTGTTGTGCTTTCGAAAAATCTTCTAACCTGTTCTGATAACGATATTTTGAGTACTGACGTGCTATTCACTATTGTTGGAGGAAAAATTTCATACCGTTCAAATTAA
- a CDS encoding DMT family transporter: MSLDKQKPNRTATAGFLVEYWKPIVSVIFWGASFIATKQALEELEPLLIIFLRQVLAISLLASIAIHQKKNFSVNLKNHGRIFILSLIASFHLWIQVTGLQYTSASNTGWIIGITPVFMVLLGFLFFKERISPIQIFGILVAFGGLLLLVGKGDVTSIDLISNKGDLLVLMSSFTWSVYSLVGKRITIEYSPIMTILFLFIMMSIIVVPFALTAENISALINLTAAGWTSILFLGLLCSGIAYVFWAESLSRMPASKVGAFLYLEPFVTVFTAWIFLNEEISLLTFVSGLIIIGGVILVNRK; encoded by the coding sequence GTGAGTTTAGACAAACAAAAACCAAACAGAACCGCGACCGCCGGTTTTTTAGTAGAATACTGGAAGCCGATTGTTTCCGTAATATTTTGGGGCGCTTCTTTCATTGCCACAAAACAGGCGCTTGAAGAACTCGAGCCGCTGCTTATAATATTTTTAAGACAGGTTCTTGCTATAAGCCTTCTGGCTTCGATCGCCATACATCAGAAAAAAAATTTTTCTGTTAATCTTAAAAATCACGGCCGGATATTCATACTTTCATTAATTGCATCGTTTCATCTATGGATTCAGGTTACCGGGCTTCAATATACTTCCGCTTCCAATACCGGCTGGATTATCGGGATTACCCCGGTCTTTATGGTTCTACTGGGATTTTTATTTTTCAAGGAAAGAATCTCCCCTATTCAGATTTTCGGTATACTGGTGGCATTCGGCGGTCTTCTATTGCTTGTCGGTAAGGGTGATGTTACCTCGATCGATCTGATATCAAACAAAGGTGATTTGCTAGTTCTGATGAGTTCTTTTACATGGAGCGTCTATTCCCTTGTTGGAAAAAGGATTACAATTGAATACTCTCCGATTATGACAATCCTGTTTTTGTTTATAATGATGTCAATAATAGTTGTGCCCTTTGCATTAACCGCGGAGAATATTTCAGCTCTTATTAATCTAACGGCTGCCGGTTGGACTTCTATTTTGTTTCTCGGTCTTTTATGCTCCGGAATTGCATATGTTTTTTGGGCGGAATCACTAAGCCGAATGCCGGCTTCTAAAGTCGGGGCCTTTCTTTATCTGGAGCCTTTCGTCACAGTATTTACCGCGTGGATTTTTTTAAATGAAGAAATAAGTTTATTAACTTTTGTAAGCGGTTTGATAATTATCGGCGGTGTAATTTTAGTAAACAGAAAATAG
- the truA gene encoding tRNA pseudouridine(38-40) synthase TruA, whose protein sequence is MARFKLYIEYEGTRYSGWQMQKNSKSVQGKLYEAAGIVFKGERIEIYGSGRTDAGVHALRQIAHLDVKTMLAPEIIRIKINDELPADINLLEVEKTDPKFHARYDAKSRIYLYQVARRRTSFGKNFVWWIKDQLNFEKMNNASQLFVGMHDFVSFADKDDEEKSTKVLIESVQVKEEGDLILIRITGSHFLWKQVRRMVGALVEVGRGKLTHNDIKYFLEHASPTPAKYTAPPSGLFLEKIIYDGDSFPEDLKSTINISSEKKVVSRKSVTGNKR, encoded by the coding sequence ATGGCACGATTTAAACTTTATATCGAATACGAAGGAACCCGCTATAGCGGGTGGCAAATGCAGAAAAACTCGAAATCCGTTCAGGGTAAACTCTATGAGGCTGCCGGAATTGTTTTTAAAGGGGAGCGGATTGAAATCTACGGTTCGGGACGGACCGACGCCGGCGTTCATGCGCTACGGCAGATTGCTCACCTCGACGTAAAAACAATGCTCGCCCCGGAAATAATCAGGATTAAAATCAATGATGAACTACCGGCGGACATCAATTTGCTTGAGGTAGAAAAAACGGATCCTAAATTCCATGCCCGGTACGATGCGAAAAGCAGAATATATCTCTATCAGGTGGCCAGAAGAAGAACTTCATTCGGCAAGAACTTTGTCTGGTGGATTAAAGATCAACTTAATTTTGAGAAGATGAATAACGCTTCACAATTGTTTGTCGGAATGCACGATTTTGTCTCTTTTGCCGATAAAGACGACGAAGAGAAGTCGACAAAAGTTCTTATCGAAAGCGTTCAGGTGAAAGAAGAGGGAGACTTAATATTGATAAGAATAACCGGATCGCATTTCCTGTGGAAACAGGTCCGGCGAATGGTTGGTGCTCTCGTTGAAGTTGGAAGGGGCAAGCTTACACATAACGACATAAAATATTTTTTAGAACACGCGTCGCCCACTCCGGCAAAATATACAGCTCCTCCGTCCGGGCTCTTTCTGGAAAAAATTATTTATGATGGGGATTCATTTCCCGAAGATTTAAAGTCGACGATAAATATTTCATCGGAAAAAAAGGTGGTGTCTAGAAAAAGCGTTACGGGAAATAAGAGATAA
- a CDS encoding pectinesterase family protein gives MISQLYKNTLLILILIGVSACFNFVYSNERADIIVSKDGKGNFRTVTEALNSAPAQNIKTFVILVKNGTYNEKLFITKSNIAIVGEDRDSTRIVFAELRKNWLSGKDRTDWGSGTINIDSAVTGFTLANITVHNNYGSLYGDHDHQFAIRGWGTKIIFINCNIIADGGDTVALWHPNGMYYHNNCYFEGWVDYVCPQGWCYVTDSRFYGHNLSASLWHNGSENKDQKFVIRYSFFDGVPGFPLGRHHRDAQFYLLDCVFSGNMADIPIYWPVSPNAKTWIWGARHYFYNCSRIGGDYDWFGDNLFEAENQPAPETIDAKWTFDNKWDPENEMTPVLSFISLPAPRNGLYKIDLSAKLKWLPSRNSVSFNVHFWKSIYPQALKRGEKLKTGTHAPGEPIFIRNQNENFFDTPMLEPNSTYYWRIDEVLTDGSIVTGPLWHFTTK, from the coding sequence ATGATTTCTCAGCTCTATAAAAACACCCTACTAATACTGATCTTAATTGGTGTTTCCGCTTGCTTTAATTTTGTTTATTCAAACGAACGTGCAGATATAATTGTTTCAAAAGACGGGAAAGGTAATTTCAGAACAGTAACAGAGGCGCTTAACTCTGCTCCTGCGCAGAACATCAAAACATTCGTCATCCTCGTAAAGAACGGTACTTATAACGAAAAATTGTTCATAACAAAAAGCAACATTGCGATTGTTGGAGAAGACCGCGACAGCACTAGAATTGTATTTGCGGAACTTCGGAAAAACTGGCTATCCGGGAAAGATAGAACCGACTGGGGTTCGGGTACCATTAATATTGATTCTGCGGTTACCGGATTCACGCTAGCAAACATTACTGTTCACAATAATTACGGTTCGCTATACGGCGATCACGATCACCAGTTTGCCATCCGCGGGTGGGGTACAAAAATAATTTTTATCAACTGCAATATAATTGCCGATGGCGGAGATACGGTTGCCCTCTGGCATCCGAACGGAATGTATTATCACAATAATTGTTACTTCGAAGGCTGGGTCGATTACGTTTGTCCGCAGGGCTGGTGTTACGTAACCGACAGCAGGTTTTACGGTCACAATTTATCGGCATCGCTCTGGCACAACGGTTCAGAGAATAAAGATCAAAAATTTGTTATCCGCTATTCATTCTTCGACGGTGTTCCCGGATTTCCGCTCGGAAGGCATCACCGTGACGCTCAGTTTTATCTGCTCGATTGCGTCTTCTCCGGAAACATGGCCGATATTCCAATCTACTGGCCTGTCTCGCCGAATGCTAAGACATGGATATGGGGGGCGCGTCATTATTTTTATAACTGCAGCCGTATTGGCGGCGATTATGACTGGTTCGGGGACAATCTTTTTGAAGCTGAGAATCAGCCCGCCCCTGAAACGATCGATGCGAAATGGACATTTGATAATAAATGGGATCCCGAAAATGAAATGACGCCGGTTCTTTCCTTCATATCTTTGCCGGCACCAAGAAACGGCTTGTATAAAATCGACTTGTCAGCAAAATTGAAGTGGCTCCCTTCGCGTAATTCAGTTTCCTTTAATGTGCATTTCTGGAAATCTATTTATCCGCAGGCATTAAAGAGGGGGGAAAAATTAAAAACCGGGACTCATGCACCCGGTGAACCAATTTTTATCAGAAATCAAAATGAGAATTTTTTTGATACTCCAATGCTTGAACCAAACTCCACTTATTACTGGAGAATCGACGAAGTATTAACAGACGGTTCTATTGTAACCGGACCGCTCTGGCATTTTACTACAAAATAA
- a CDS encoding YdeI/OmpD-associated family protein gives MGKYDPRVDAYIAKSQEFSRPILEHLRVLVHKACPEVEETVKWGFPHFDYKGMMCSMASFKQHCAFSFWKASLMKDKKLVENARSESSMGHLGRITSLKDLPKDKILISYIKEAKKLNDEDVKLPPRKSIQSKKEIAVPDYFIRALKKKRSAIKNFGDFSPSHKKEYIEWITEAKTEETRSKRISTAVDWIAGGKPRNWKYMEK, from the coding sequence ATGGGTAAATACGATCCGCGGGTTGATGCTTATATTGCTAAGTCGCAGGAATTTAGCAGACCGATTTTAGAGCACCTCAGAGTACTTGTACATAAAGCTTGTCCCGAAGTTGAAGAAACCGTGAAATGGGGCTTTCCTCATTTCGATTATAAGGGGATGATGTGCAGCATGGCTTCATTCAAGCAGCATTGCGCGTTCAGTTTCTGGAAGGCCTCTCTTATGAAAGATAAAAAGCTGGTTGAAAACGCAAGGTCGGAATCTTCAATGGGGCACCTGGGCAGAATCACCTCGCTTAAAGATTTGCCGAAGGATAAAATTCTGATTTCGTATATAAAAGAGGCGAAAAAACTTAATGATGAAGATGTAAAACTTCCCCCGAGGAAATCGATTCAGTCAAAAAAAGAAATTGCTGTGCCCGATTATTTTATAAGAGCCCTAAAGAAAAAAAGATCCGCAATAAAGAACTTCGGAGATTTCAGCCCATCTCATAAAAAAGAATATATTGAATGGATAACCGAGGCAAAAACCGAAGAAACACGCAGCAAAAGAATATCAACCGCGGTAGATTGGA